The Deinococcus sonorensis KR-87 genome includes a window with the following:
- a CDS encoding transporter substrate-binding domain-containing protein, with translation MKRILVPLALLALASAQAASLDTLKPGVLTIGMEGTYPPFTYKDEAGQLTGFDVDIASAVAAKLGLKPQFVLTEWSGILAGLQAGKFDAVVNQVGVTAERQKSILFSAPYAYSSAQIIVRKSNAANLNSLDALKGKRVGVGLGSNYEQMLRKAGGINVVTYPGAPEYLADLAAGRLDAAVNDRLLVGYLIQKQHLPVRGAGILDDPQPVAIAMRKSGTALKTAVDRALLQLKADGTYAKLSRKWFGQDVSKPGK, from the coding sequence ATGAAGCGTATCCTCGTTCCGCTGGCCCTGCTGGCCCTCGCCTCCGCCCAGGCGGCCAGCCTCGACACCCTCAAGCCGGGCGTGCTGACCATCGGCATGGAAGGCACCTACCCGCCCTTCACCTACAAGGACGAGGCGGGGCAGCTGACCGGCTTCGACGTGGACATCGCCTCGGCGGTGGCGGCCAAGCTGGGCCTGAAGCCGCAGTTCGTGCTGACGGAGTGGAGCGGCATTCTGGCCGGCCTGCAGGCGGGCAAGTTCGACGCGGTGGTGAATCAGGTGGGCGTGACCGCCGAGCGGCAGAAGAGCATCCTGTTCTCGGCCCCCTACGCCTACAGCAGCGCCCAGATCATCGTGCGCAAGAGCAACGCCGCCAACCTGAACAGCCTGGACGCGCTGAAGGGCAAGCGGGTGGGCGTGGGCCTGGGCAGCAACTACGAGCAGATGCTGCGCAAGGCGGGCGGCATCAACGTGGTCACGTACCCCGGCGCGCCCGAGTACCTCGCGGACCTGGCCGCTGGCCGGCTGGACGCGGCGGTCAATGACCGGCTGCTGGTCGGCTACCTGATCCAGAAGCAGCATCTGCCGGTCCGGGGCGCGGGGATCCTCGACGATCCGCAGCCGGTGGCCATCGCGATGCGCAAGAGCGGCACGGCCCTCAAGACGGCGGTGGACCGCGCGCTGCTGCAGCTGAAGGCCGACGGCACCTACGCCAAGCTGAGCCGCAAGTGGTTCGGGCAGGACGTGAGCAAGCCGGGCAAGTGA
- a CDS encoding potassium/proton antiporter, with protein MLIAGLLLLVSIVGSKASGRLGVPSLLLFLAVGMLAGTDGPGGIQFTNYAVAQGIGTLALAFILFQGGLSTSWGEVRPVLKRGLSLATLGVLLTTGLMGLFAHAVFQLPWLQALLLGAVVSSTDASAVFTVLKERRLGLKGDIAPLLELESGGNDPMAVFLTLGLTGLISDPGLSPLSIVPLFFQQMVLGGVIGYVLGRLSLWAINRLQLQFEGLYSVMTIALALIVFGAAAVVGGSGFLAVYIAGLILGNAAFIHKRSLQQFHDGLSWLMQIGMFLTLGLLVNPHELLPTAGLALACALFLVFVARPVSVFLSLGRSSMQPQDKGMVAWVGLRGAVPIVLATFPLLAGVPNATTLFNVVFFIVLTSVLLQGTTLSLVARLLGVREDLPVPTAYPITYLPTGHDKGRMTEVEVARGSQADGSRIVDLELPSKALVILIHRAGEFLVPKGATLLHSGDSLLVLAGQEELQEVRLKLGQPQLPHHR; from the coding sequence ATGCTGATTGCCGGCCTGCTGCTGCTGGTCAGCATCGTGGGCAGCAAGGCCTCCGGCCGACTGGGGGTGCCGAGCCTGCTGCTGTTTCTGGCGGTGGGCATGCTGGCCGGCACCGACGGCCCCGGCGGGATTCAGTTCACCAATTACGCGGTGGCGCAGGGCATCGGCACCCTGGCGCTGGCCTTCATCCTGTTTCAGGGCGGGCTGAGCACCAGCTGGGGCGAGGTGCGGCCGGTGCTGAAACGCGGACTGTCGCTGGCCACCCTGGGGGTGCTGCTCACCACCGGCCTGATGGGGCTGTTCGCCCACGCCGTCTTTCAGCTGCCGTGGCTTCAGGCGCTGCTGCTGGGCGCGGTGGTGAGCAGCACCGATGCCAGCGCCGTGTTCACGGTGCTCAAGGAACGCCGGCTGGGTCTCAAGGGCGACATCGCGCCGCTGCTGGAGCTGGAGTCGGGCGGCAACGATCCGATGGCGGTGTTCCTGACACTCGGCCTGACCGGCCTGATCAGCGACCCCGGGCTGTCGCCGCTGAGCATCGTGCCGCTGTTCTTTCAGCAGATGGTGCTGGGCGGCGTGATCGGGTATGTGCTGGGGCGGCTGTCGCTGTGGGCGATCAACCGGCTGCAGCTGCAGTTCGAGGGGCTGTACTCGGTCATGACCATCGCGCTGGCCCTGATCGTGTTCGGGGCGGCGGCGGTGGTGGGCGGCAGCGGCTTCCTGGCGGTGTACATCGCCGGGCTGATCCTGGGCAACGCGGCCTTCATCCACAAGCGCAGCCTGCAGCAGTTCCACGACGGGCTGTCCTGGCTGATGCAGATCGGGATGTTCCTGACCCTGGGGCTGCTGGTCAACCCGCATGAGCTGCTGCCCACCGCTGGACTCGCCCTGGCGTGCGCGCTGTTCCTGGTGTTCGTGGCGCGGCCGGTCAGCGTGTTTCTGAGCCTGGGTCGCTCCAGCATGCAGCCGCAGGACAAGGGAATGGTGGCCTGGGTGGGCCTGCGCGGTGCGGTCCCGATCGTGCTGGCGACCTTTCCGCTGCTGGCCGGGGTGCCGAACGCCACCACCCTCTTCAATGTGGTGTTCTTTATCGTGCTGACCAGCGTGCTGCTGCAGGGCACCACCCTGAGTCTGGTGGCGCGGCTGCTGGGCGTGCGCGAGGACCTGCCGGTGCCGACCGCCTACCCGATCACCTACCTGCCGACCGGCCACGACAAGGGCCGCATGACCGAGGTGGAGGTGGCGCGCGGCAGCCAGGCCGACGGTTCGCGGATCGTGGACCTGGAGCTGCCGTCCAAGGCGCTGGTGATTCTGATTCACCGGGCCGGGGAGTTTCTGGTGCCCAAGGGCGCCACGCTGCTGCACTCGGGCGACAGCCTGCTGGTGCTGGCCGGTCAGGAAGAGCTGCAGGAGGTGCGGCTCAAGCTGGGCCAGCCGCAGCTGCCGCATCACCGCTGA
- the rplI gene encoding 50S ribosomal protein L9 — translation MNIILLEPSRLGKTGDVVTVKDGYARNFLIPQELALPATPANMKSLEARIKSRLKAQAKEKSDAEALAERMKDLTVELSVRAGEGKIYGAVTHADVAAALSAQGFDVDRRKLDMPKTLKEIGEYEISYRAHAEVSVPLKLVVHAQK, via the coding sequence GTGAACATCATCCTGCTGGAACCCAGCCGCCTGGGCAAGACCGGCGACGTGGTGACGGTCAAGGACGGCTACGCCCGCAACTTCCTGATTCCTCAGGAGCTGGCGCTGCCGGCCACCCCCGCCAACATGAAGTCGCTGGAAGCGCGCATCAAGTCGCGCCTCAAGGCCCAGGCCAAGGAGAAGTCCGACGCCGAGGCCCTGGCCGAGCGTATGAAGGACCTGACGGTCGAGCTGAGCGTTCGCGCCGGCGAGGGCAAGATCTACGGCGCCGTGACGCACGCCGACGTGGCTGCCGCGCTGTCCGCCCAGGGCTTCGACGTGGACCGCCGCAAGCTCGACATGCCCAAGACCCTCAAGGAAATTGGCGAGTACGAGATCAGCTACCGCGCCCACGCCGAAGTGAGTGTGCCGCTGAAGCTGGTCGTTCACGCCCAGAAGTAA
- a CDS encoding macro domain-containing protein: MPLEIVQGDIAAERSCAVVTAANAQLAGGGGVDAVIHRAAGPALLRAIRAIGGTPTGTAVITPAFELERQGVRHVIHAVGPIWRGGQAGEAGLLAGAYRRSLELAVEAGCDSVSFPAISTGVYGYPLAQAAEVTVQTIRAFLETHPALHVRVVLYGQEALRAFERAGAGR; encoded by the coding sequence ATGCCGCTGGAGATCGTGCAGGGCGATATTGCCGCCGAGCGCAGCTGCGCGGTGGTGACGGCCGCCAATGCCCAGCTGGCGGGCGGCGGCGGGGTGGACGCGGTGATTCACCGGGCGGCAGGGCCGGCGCTCCTGCGGGCCATCCGGGCCATCGGCGGCACGCCCACCGGCACGGCCGTGATCACCCCGGCGTTTGAGCTGGAGCGGCAGGGCGTGCGGCACGTCATCCACGCGGTGGGCCCCATCTGGCGCGGCGGGCAGGCCGGCGAGGCCGGGTTGCTGGCCGGCGCGTACCGCCGCAGTCTGGAGCTGGCCGTGGAGGCCGGCTGTGACAGCGTGTCGTTCCCGGCCATCAGCACCGGGGTGTACGGTTACCCGCTGGCACAGGCGGCGGAGGTGACGGTGCAGACCATCCGGGCCTTCCTGGAGACGCATCCGGCCCTCCACGTGCGGGTTGTGCTGTACGGCCAGGAGGCGCTGCGGGCCTTCGAGCGGGCCGGGGCAGGGCGCTAG
- a CDS encoding endonuclease III domain-containing protein has protein sequence MHRTLTDTYGPKPLVARRDPMHELISTILSQRTNWRDEDAAYQELVALGGEPLSWDRIAELPVEQVAHAIRRSNYPESKAPRIQATLKAICAERGSYDLSFLATLPPQEGLKWLTNLPGVGVKTASLVLLFNFSLPLFPVDTHVHRITSRVGAIPAMGEAAAHKALLRLLPPDPPLLYELHVNLLSHGQQVCTFSRPRCGKCVLRERCDAYARYGDRVPSFAETGVGKGKAKGKAAAA, from the coding sequence ATGCACCGGACGCTCACCGACACCTACGGCCCAAAGCCGCTGGTGGCGCGGCGCGACCCGATGCACGAGCTGATCAGCACCATCCTGTCGCAGCGCACCAACTGGCGCGACGAGGACGCCGCCTACCAGGAACTGGTGGCGCTGGGCGGCGAGCCGCTCAGCTGGGACCGCATCGCGGAGCTGCCGGTGGAGCAGGTGGCGCATGCCATCCGCCGCAGCAACTACCCGGAGAGCAAGGCCCCGCGCATCCAGGCCACCCTGAAGGCCATCTGTGCCGAGCGCGGCAGCTATGACCTGAGTTTCCTGGCGACGCTGCCGCCGCAGGAGGGCCTGAAGTGGCTGACCAACCTGCCGGGGGTGGGGGTCAAGACCGCCAGTCTGGTGCTGCTGTTCAACTTCTCTCTGCCGCTCTTTCCGGTGGACACCCACGTGCACCGCATCACCAGCCGGGTGGGCGCCATTCCGGCGATGGGCGAGGCGGCGGCCCACAAGGCGCTGCTGCGGCTGCTGCCCCCGGACCCGCCGCTGCTGTACGAGCTGCACGTGAACCTGCTCAGCCACGGCCAGCAGGTGTGTACCTTCAGCCGCCCCCGCTGCGGCAAGTGCGTGCTGCGCGAACGCTGCGACGCGTATGCCCGCTACGGGGACCGGGTACCCAGCTTCGCCGAGACCGGGGTGGGCAAGGGGAAGGCCAAAGGCAAGGCGGCCGCCGCCTAG
- a CDS encoding amino acid ABC transporter permease translates to MDSALQQWQVVWQSALQALPTLLSYTPVTLGYALAAMLLGLPLGFLVALLRLTPVGLLRTLSGLYVSFIRGTPLLVQIFVIYYGLPSLGLTLNPLTGGVLALTLNAGAYLSETLRAAIQSVPRGQREAALSLGLNRSQTLWLIVMPQAARVALPSLGNTLISLVKDTSLISVITVVELMRSAQLVVARTFEPFGPYLMAALIYWAVCSVLEVVQRLMERRLARGTVAV, encoded by the coding sequence ATGGACAGCGCCCTCCAGCAGTGGCAGGTGGTGTGGCAGAGCGCCCTGCAGGCGCTGCCCACCCTGCTCAGCTACACCCCGGTCACGCTCGGGTACGCGCTGGCTGCCATGCTGCTGGGCCTGCCGCTGGGCTTTCTGGTGGCGCTGCTGCGGCTGACCCCCGTGGGCCTGCTGCGCACGCTCAGCGGGCTGTACGTGTCGTTTATCCGCGGCACGCCGCTGCTGGTGCAGATCTTCGTGATCTACTACGGCCTGCCCAGCCTGGGCCTGACGCTCAATCCGCTGACCGGCGGGGTGCTGGCCCTGACGCTGAATGCCGGCGCGTACCTCTCGGAGACGCTGCGGGCGGCCATCCAGTCGGTGCCGCGCGGCCAGCGCGAGGCGGCGCTGAGCCTGGGCCTGAACCGCAGCCAGACGCTGTGGCTGATCGTGATGCCGCAGGCCGCGCGGGTGGCGCTGCCCTCCCTGGGCAACACCCTGATCTCGCTGGTCAAGGACACCAGCCTGATCTCGGTGATCACGGTGGTGGAGCTGATGCGCTCGGCGCAGCTGGTGGTGGCCCGCACTTTCGAGCCGTTCGGCCCGTACCTGATGGCCGCCCTGATCTACTGGGCGGTGTGCAGCGTGCTGGAGGTGGTGCAGCGGCTGATGGAGCGCCGGCTGGCGCGCGGCACCGTCGCCGTGTAG
- a CDS encoding response regulator transcription factor: protein MEQRILLIEDNPDITRVVQYELEQAGYKVLTAPDGISGLTSARESAPDLVILDLGLPDFDGAEIARRLRKTSAVPIIILTAMDALDRKVNLLEAGADDYMTKPFHPEELVARVKVQLRHQQHGEVISIGALEIHPQKRLCHYNGHEVRLSPKEFDLLTFLARQPGRVYSRAEIEREVWNGELPSNSNVVDVHMANMRAKLRDLDGYGIIRTVRGIGYALKTN from the coding sequence ATGGAACAACGCATTTTGCTGATTGAAGACAACCCGGACATTACGCGCGTGGTCCAGTACGAACTGGAGCAGGCTGGCTACAAGGTACTGACCGCCCCGGATGGAATTTCCGGGCTGACCAGTGCCCGCGAGAGTGCCCCGGATCTGGTGATCCTGGACCTGGGCCTGCCGGACTTTGACGGTGCGGAGATTGCCCGCCGGCTGCGCAAGACCAGCGCCGTGCCGATCATCATCCTGACGGCCATGGACGCGCTGGACCGCAAGGTCAACCTGCTGGAAGCGGGCGCCGACGACTACATGACCAAGCCCTTCCATCCGGAAGAGCTGGTGGCCCGCGTGAAGGTGCAGCTGCGTCACCAGCAGCACGGCGAGGTCATCAGCATCGGGGCGCTGGAGATTCACCCGCAGAAGCGGCTGTGCCACTACAACGGCCATGAAGTCCGGCTGTCTCCGAAGGAGTTCGACCTGCTGACCTTCCTGGCGCGTCAGCCGGGGCGGGTGTACTCGCGCGCCGAGATCGAGCGCGAGGTCTGGAACGGCGAACTGCCCAGCAACAGCAACGTGGTGGACGTGCACATGGCCAACATGCGCGCCAAGCTGCGCGACCTGGACGGCTACGGCATCATCCGCACCGTGCGCGGCATCGGGTACGCGCTCAAGACCAACTGA
- a CDS encoding response regulator, translating into MPRILVVDDDAAILKLVSVILARAGHEVRTSSHPVEALDLLKVFVPDLVISDVVMPYMTGLEFLEEMRKHDKLSAVPFMLLSSHAERNDVRRGMNLGADDYLPKPFTPQDLTTAVEVRLRKAGRSQQAASNMEARALGTAQVQWKGESVQWVSRKALELFFFLLEHREVTSWEAAEALWPEKDEARASSLFHTTLHRLRKSLDGAAVGSSNRRYALSSDLKPEYDVQRFELLADQADQNRLGLEELRELVGIYGTYLPGVDSPWVEDVRSRLEGRQLSILGLAARLANEAGRPRDAAQFYQRALGIDPLSEGDWDGLARALEQLGDPRARLAVRREAWWMSDLD; encoded by the coding sequence ATGCCGCGAATTCTGGTGGTGGACGATGACGCCGCCATTCTGAAGCTGGTCAGTGTGATCCTGGCACGGGCCGGTCATGAAGTCCGTACCAGCAGCCATCCGGTCGAGGCGCTGGACCTGTTGAAGGTGTTTGTTCCCGACCTGGTGATCAGCGACGTGGTGATGCCGTACATGACCGGGCTGGAATTCCTGGAGGAGATGCGCAAGCACGACAAGCTGTCGGCGGTGCCGTTCATGCTGCTGTCCAGCCACGCCGAGCGCAACGACGTGCGCCGGGGCATGAACCTGGGGGCCGACGACTACCTGCCCAAACCGTTCACGCCGCAGGACCTGACCACTGCGGTGGAGGTCCGGCTGCGAAAGGCGGGCCGCAGCCAGCAGGCCGCCAGCAACATGGAGGCGCGCGCCCTGGGGACCGCCCAGGTGCAGTGGAAGGGCGAGTCGGTGCAGTGGGTCTCCAGGAAGGCGCTGGAACTGTTCTTCTTCCTGCTGGAACACCGCGAGGTGACCAGCTGGGAGGCGGCCGAGGCGCTGTGGCCCGAAAAGGACGAGGCGCGGGCCAGCAGCCTGTTCCACACCACCCTGCACCGGCTGCGCAAGTCGTTGGACGGCGCGGCGGTGGGCAGCAGCAACCGCCGCTACGCGCTGTCGAGCGATCTGAAGCCGGAGTACGACGTGCAGCGCTTCGAGCTGCTGGCTGATCAGGCGGACCAGAACCGGCTGGGGCTGGAGGAGCTGCGTGAACTGGTGGGCATCTACGGCACGTATCTGCCAGGGGTGGACTCGCCGTGGGTGGAGGACGTGCGCAGCCGCCTGGAGGGCCGGCAGCTGAGCATTCTGGGGCTGGCCGCCCGGCTCGCCAACGAAGCGGGCCGCCCGCGTGACGCCGCGCAGTTCTATCAGCGCGCGCTGGGCATTGACCCGCTCAGCGAGGGCGACTGGGACGGACTGGCGCGTGCCCTGGAGCAGCTGGGTGACCCGCGCGCGCGGCTGGCCGTGCGGCGCGAGGCATGGTGGATGAGCGACCTGGACTGA
- the rpsF gene encoding 30S ribosomal protein S6: MNQYDLNLILNPNLSAEQLQTEKDYIEGAVKGAGAEISNLEDVGNRRMAYAVGKDREGYYLLYTIRASGNPEKAIASSLRLRDHVRRVLVVKDRPEWKTKKA; the protein is encoded by the coding sequence ATGAACCAGTACGACCTGAACCTGATCCTGAACCCCAACCTCAGCGCCGAGCAGCTCCAGACCGAGAAGGATTACATCGAGGGCGCTGTCAAGGGTGCCGGAGCTGAAATCAGCAACCTGGAAGACGTCGGCAACCGCCGCATGGCCTACGCCGTGGGCAAGGACCGCGAGGGCTACTACCTGCTGTACACCATCCGTGCCAGCGGGAACCCCGAGAAGGCCATCGCCAGCAGCCTGCGCCTGCGCGACCACGTCCGCCGCGTCCTGGTGGTCAAGGACCGCCCGGAATGGAAGACCAAGAAGGCCTGA
- the rpsR gene encoding 30S ribosomal protein S18, producing MTQTERKPRGKGPKRPRKPKVDPFAIGELEITDYKDVKMLRRFVSDTGKILPRRRTGLSAKHQRRISQTVKLARQLALLPYTEKLVRK from the coding sequence ATGACCCAGACTGAGCGCAAGCCCCGGGGCAAGGGACCGAAGCGTCCCCGCAAGCCCAAGGTGGACCCGTTCGCCATCGGCGAGCTGGAAATTACCGACTACAAGGACGTCAAGATGCTGCGCCGCTTTGTGAGCGACACTGGCAAGATCCTGCCGCGCCGCCGCACCGGCCTGTCGGCCAAGCACCAGCGCCGCATCTCGCAGACCGTCAAGCTGGCCCGTCAGCTGGCGCTGCTGCCCTACACCGAGAAGCTGGTGCGCAAGTGA
- the ssb gene encoding single-stranded DNA-binding protein produces MARGMNHIFLIGVLARDPELRYTPSGVAVFDATIAGEDRVTGNDGRERNLPWYHRVSMLGKPAEWQSEKNLKAGDPVMIEGSLEYSSWDAPEGGKRSMVRVKGLRVESLGYTPETTQDAGGGVRMQGGMNQVLVIGNLTRDPELRYTPAGDAVLGLSMAVNETWKDRQGQQQEKVHWLDATLWRELAEQAKDLKKGDPVLVQGRLTNESWTDKDGNKRNTTKIEATRVEVLSRGAGTGSPATTSAAPRQATASAARPQQRAAAPTGASQRGAQGSRSGGLDIDSGLDDFPPEEDLPF; encoded by the coding sequence ATGGCCCGAGGCATGAACCACATTTTCCTGATCGGCGTGCTCGCCCGTGACCCGGAACTGCGCTACACCCCCAGCGGCGTGGCCGTCTTTGACGCCACCATCGCCGGTGAGGACCGCGTAACCGGCAACGACGGACGTGAACGCAATCTTCCCTGGTACCACCGTGTCAGCATGCTCGGCAAACCAGCCGAATGGCAGTCCGAGAAGAACCTCAAAGCCGGTGACCCGGTGATGATCGAAGGTTCGCTGGAATACAGCAGTTGGGACGCGCCGGAAGGCGGCAAGCGCAGCATGGTGCGCGTGAAGGGCCTGCGGGTGGAGTCGCTCGGCTACACCCCGGAAACCACCCAGGACGCCGGAGGCGGCGTGCGGATGCAGGGCGGCATGAACCAGGTGCTGGTGATCGGGAACCTGACCCGTGACCCGGAACTGCGCTACACCCCGGCAGGGGACGCGGTGCTAGGCCTGAGCATGGCCGTGAACGAGACCTGGAAGGACCGGCAGGGCCAGCAGCAGGAAAAGGTGCACTGGCTGGACGCGACTCTCTGGAGGGAACTGGCCGAGCAGGCCAAGGACCTGAAGAAGGGCGATCCGGTGCTGGTGCAGGGACGGCTGACCAACGAGAGCTGGACCGACAAGGACGGCAACAAGCGCAACACCACCAAGATAGAGGCGACGCGAGTCGAAGTTCTTTCCCGAGGTGCAGGCACCGGCAGCCCTGCAACCACCTCCGCAGCGCCCCGTCAGGCCACGGCGAGCGCGGCGCGTCCGCAGCAGCGGGCGGCGGCCCCCACTGGCGCAAGCCAGCGTGGAGCGCAAGGATCCCGTTCGGGAGGACTGGATATTGACAGCGGCCTTGACGATTTCCCGCCGGAAGAGGACCTGCCGTTCTAG
- a CDS encoding Fur family transcriptional regulator translates to MTMVRQTRQRQAVLEVLQQTRTHPDAAWIHAQVRSGLPSISLGTVYRTLDALVRDGVLMTIERAGQATRYDYKRGGHAHHHVVCRHCGAIHDLETAPGPLPEGLPDGFQVQEVRLEFHGVCADCQQTAQPR, encoded by the coding sequence ATGACGATGGTCCGCCAGACCCGCCAGCGTCAGGCTGTGCTGGAAGTGTTACAACAGACCCGCACCCACCCGGACGCCGCCTGGATTCATGCCCAGGTCCGCTCCGGGCTGCCCAGCATCAGTCTGGGCACGGTGTACCGCACCCTGGACGCGCTGGTGCGCGACGGCGTGCTGATGACGATCGAGCGGGCCGGTCAGGCCACCCGCTACGACTACAAACGCGGTGGCCACGCCCACCACCACGTGGTGTGCCGGCACTGCGGCGCCATCCACGATCTGGAAACGGCCCCCGGCCCGCTGCCGGAGGGCCTGCCGGACGGGTTTCAGGTGCAGGAGGTGCGCCTGGAGTTCCACGGCGTGTGCGCCGACTGCCAGCAGACCGCGCAGCCCCGGTAG
- a CDS encoding carbonic anhydrase, which translates to MSDPDFESRILDAIRRGASMEEIAGLRPNVITTPDDAIRALKSGNARFFSGQATRPELGANERRAQIMGQTPFAAVLACSDSRVPVELVFDQGFGDLFVVRVAGNVVGESELGTLEYAIRYLQIRLVMVMGHEGCGAVRAAMLPEDDIQREPPALQQLIRRIQPSLRTMPTIRDKKSRMREAVLSNVRTQVAELRRKPVVQAAEASGQIRVIGGFYEIGSGAVDFLIEDEDLLP; encoded by the coding sequence ATGAGTGACCCAGACTTCGAGAGCCGCATTCTGGACGCCATCCGGCGCGGAGCCAGCATGGAGGAGATCGCCGGGCTGCGGCCCAACGTGATCACCACGCCGGACGACGCCATCCGCGCCCTCAAGAGCGGCAACGCCCGCTTCTTTTCCGGGCAGGCGACACGCCCGGAACTGGGCGCCAACGAGCGCCGCGCCCAGATCATGGGCCAGACGCCCTTCGCAGCAGTGCTGGCCTGCAGCGACAGCCGGGTCCCGGTGGAACTGGTGTTCGACCAGGGCTTCGGCGACCTGTTCGTGGTGCGGGTGGCCGGCAACGTGGTGGGCGAGTCGGAACTCGGCACCCTGGAGTACGCGATCCGTTACCTGCAGATCCGGCTGGTGATGGTGATGGGCCACGAGGGTTGCGGCGCCGTGCGGGCCGCCATGCTGCCGGAAGACGACATCCAGCGCGAACCGCCCGCCCTGCAGCAGCTGATCCGCCGCATTCAGCCGTCGCTGCGGACCATGCCGACGATCCGGGACAAGAAAAGCCGCATGCGTGAGGCGGTGCTGAGCAACGTGCGCACCCAGGTGGCCGAGCTGCGCCGGAAGCCGGTGGTGCAGGCGGCCGAGGCCAGCGGCCAGATCCGGGTGATCGGCGGCTTCTACGAGATCGGCTCCGGCGCGGTGGACTTCCTGATCGAGGACGAGGACCTGCTGCCGTAA
- a CDS encoding MFS transporter — MTTFTALPRLSVHFWRYWAGLLCTALGDAVVYIALPFLVLIPAHPAGTATAQVGLVVLAGSLPRFLAPLLGLLADRLPPRTLLMLAGGLRALPALLAGLAALRSGTLPLWSLMLLAGLNGLLATVSYTAGSAMLPRLVPPALLPRANALVTGALQGGPLLGYGLGGALLALVGGGSALLLAAGLTLGLTLGALGLPGQRPQRQATPEGLGALFTAAFRLYVRSPLLLALLAFSFLLNLLLNVMNVRAPVHMAVAGRGAPDYAVFEVLISGGMLLGVALMAALPGRLGLDRLIGGARWGVLAGLMGLLPDAVWSWWAGAAVFGLGLGVLEVAATTRIQGLVPDEVRGRVIGALMGVNAVGLLLGAGLAALPLPTATLLLGLLAALVGLALSWPLAVRAQRDREEG; from the coding sequence ATGACCACCTTCACGGCGTTGCCCCGGCTGTCTGTCCACTTCTGGCGCTACTGGGCCGGCCTGCTCTGCACCGCGCTCGGCGACGCGGTGGTATACATCGCGCTGCCGTTTCTGGTGCTCATTCCGGCGCATCCGGCCGGAACGGCCACCGCGCAGGTGGGGCTGGTGGTGCTGGCCGGCAGCCTGCCGCGGTTTCTGGCCCCGCTGCTGGGCCTGCTGGCCGACCGGCTGCCGCCCCGGACCCTGCTGATGCTGGCCGGTGGACTGCGCGCCCTGCCGGCGCTGCTGGCGGGTCTGGCGGCGCTGCGCTCCGGCACGCTGCCGCTGTGGTCCCTGATGCTGCTGGCCGGTCTGAACGGCCTGCTGGCCACCGTGTCGTACACGGCCGGGAGCGCCATGTTGCCCCGGCTGGTGCCGCCGGCGCTGCTGCCGCGTGCCAACGCGCTGGTCACCGGGGCGCTGCAGGGCGGACCGCTGCTCGGCTACGGGCTGGGCGGAGCGCTGCTGGCCCTGGTGGGAGGCGGCTCGGCGCTGCTGCTGGCGGCGGGGCTGACCCTGGGCCTGACACTCGGGGCGCTGGGACTGCCGGGGCAGCGTCCCCAGCGCCAGGCCACGCCGGAAGGCCTGGGCGCCCTGTTCACCGCCGCGTTTCGGCTGTACGTCCGCAGTCCGCTGCTGCTGGCGCTGCTGGCCTTCAGCTTCCTGCTGAACCTGCTGCTAAACGTGATGAACGTGCGCGCGCCGGTCCACATGGCCGTGGCGGGCCGGGGCGCGCCGGACTACGCGGTGTTCGAGGTGCTGATCTCCGGCGGCATGCTGCTGGGCGTCGCGCTGATGGCAGCGCTGCCCGGTCGCCTGGGCCTGGACCGGCTGATCGGGGGCGCGCGCTGGGGGGTGCTGGCCGGGCTGATGGGCCTGCTGCCGGACGCGGTGTGGAGCTGGTGGGCCGGGGCCGCCGTGTTCGGCCTGGGGCTGGGAGTGCTGGAGGTGGCGGCCACCACCCGCATCCAGGGACTGGTGCCGGACGAGGTGCGCGGGCGGGTGATCGGCGCGCTGATGGGCGTCAATGCGGTGGGTCTGTTGCTGGGTGCCGGGCTGGCGGCGCTGCCCCTGCCGACGGCGACGCTGCTGCTGGGGCTGCTGGCCGCGCTGGTGGGGCTGGCCTTGAGCTGGCCGCTGGCGGTGCGGGCGCAGCGGGACAGGGAAGAGGGCTGA